The DNA window TTATAACATCACACTGAGTGCAGTCGAAGTGAAATGTGAGAAATCTAGATTTATCGTCACTCATACTACACTCTGTCGAAATGACAACTATTATTCTACTTTATTTTTGCACAACTAAAATCATAAATCATTTAGCTTAGATTTAAATTCATCTTACCTTTGCATAAACTTAAGTAGTTGATGGAACCAAAAACAGCATTTCAAACTAAAACCATAATGACCGATTTGGTTTTACCTAGTGAAACCAATCCAATAAATAATCTCTTTGGTGGTGAACTTTTGGCACGAATGGATCGTGCTGCCAGTATAGCTGCAAGACGACATAGTAGACGTATCGTTGTAACGGCTTCAGTAAATCATGTAGCATTTAACAGATCTATTCCTTTAGGAAGTGTAGTAACTGTTGAGGCAAAAGTCTCGCGTGCATTTACAAGCTCTATGGAAGTCTATCTTGATGTTTGGATTGAAGATAGAGAATCTGGAGAAAGTATAAAAGCCAATGAAGCTATTTATACTTTTGTTGCTGTTGATGAAACTGGACGTCCAGTAAAAGTGCCTCAACTTATTGCAGAAACCTCACTTGAGAAAGATCGTTATGATGGCGCTTTACGTCGCAAACAATTAAGCTTAGTGTTAGCTGGAAAAATGAAGCCTGGTGATGCCACTGAGCTAAAAGCTTTATTTGAGTAATAAGATTACATCTTAAATAACCAACCTGCAGGATTTTGTGTTTTAGAATCTTTATACACACCAAAACCTAACATGGTTTCACCATTAGACTTATTAGTAAACACCTCTCCTATTTCTTGTTTTGTAGTAACTTTATCGCCTTTTTTGACGTAAATTTTTGACATGTTTTTATACACTGTAATATAATTACCATGACGAATCATCACTACAGGATTGGCATTTGGAATCACTAAAATTTGTGATACCTCTCCATCAAATACAGCTCTTACTTTCGTGCCTTTTTGAGTAGCTATTTTAACACCTTGACTATTAATTGTAACTGTTCTATCTATTGGTGAAGGTTGTTTTCCATATCTTAATTTTACAACACCTTTTTCAACAGGCCAAGGTAATTTCCCTTTATTATTTTCAAATCCTTTGGCTAAAACTTTATCTTCTGGAGTTAATATAAACTTATTAGTTGGCGAGGTATTTTTACCCGCTTTCTTATTTGAAGCTGCAATGGCTTCACGGATTAAGCGGTCAATTTCACGATCTAATTTATTTATTTCTTGCTGTTTTTTCTTAGCTTGAGATGCATAAGTAGTCATATTTTTTCTAATAGTAACCATCAACTCTTCTTGCTCCTTGAGTTCAATTTCAAGTTGCTTTTTAACTTCTCTGTTTTCAAGAACCAATTTATCCTTGTCCTTTTTTTGTCGTAATAAATTGGTATTGAGTTCTTGTAATTTAATAGTTTTCCCTTTTATAAGCTCACCTTGTTCTTGTTGGTAATTAGCATATTGCTTGATATATTGCAAACGTTTATAAGCTTGTTTAAAATTATCTGAAGACAATAAAAACATCACTCGACTTTGTTCAGATTTGCTTTTATAGGATTTTACAACCATAGCTGCATAACTCTCTTTTAACTCTTTAAGTTGATCTCTTAAACTGGTAATTTCGTTTTGATTTGCATTAATTTCACGTGTCAAAAGATTAGCTTGATCATTAGTTATCTTAATTAAATTTCGTCTTACACTTACTTTGTAATTTAAGTCTTCAACTAAAGATACTAAAGATTTTTCCTTTTTCGTATCGGAAAATAAAAGCGCATTAATTTGCTTTAATTCATTTTTAAACTTTAGTCGTTTAGCTTCCAATTCCTTTTGCTTATTGCTTTGTGAATTGGCTAAAGTGATGCTTAAAAAGAAGCATAACAATACAATAATGTAGGTTGGTTTATTGCGCATCATTAATCTAATATTATTTCTTTAAATCCTGAAGGAATTTTAAATGGAAAACGAACATCTTGATTTAATGATACTGATTTATATTCCATTGCAATAATAACCTCGTCATTGTTTTCGACAGCCATGATTTTAATGTCTTTTGGTAGAATTTCTTTATCCACATCTTGATATGCTAGATAATCTACTTGAAGAAACCGTTTCTTCAATGGTTGAAGTAATTGCTGTGAATCCATTTTAAAATGTGATGGATTCAAAAGCAAAAACAATTCTAATAGTGCTGTTTGTTCTTTAGGTTGTAAAATGTAAGATTTATCGTTTGTTGAAGCTATATATTTTTCGCCTTTCAAATTAAAAAGTGATTCACCTAGCAACAAACTTTGGACCTTTTTAAAATTGAGTTCAACACCTAATAAATTACTTAACAAGGTATAATCTCCTTTAAAATATTGGTCGTTTATCTTATCGTAAAAACTCACTTCGTCAGGAGTAATCATGGCTCTAGCTAAGCCTAAAGTAGCGCTAATCCAGATGGCTTTATCTTTTTCCATTCTAAGATTAACGGTGTAACCATGCTCTTGTAAATCTTGAGTATAATCAATTTTAACTCTAGCTTGTAGTGTTTTAAACTTAGAATCTTGTCGAGTATTCTCCTTTATCAGTTGCTTTGCAGAAAGACCATTATTAATTTTACCATCACTTGCAATTGCTTTGGCTGACTTACAAGATGTAGCAAGACTTACTAAAAGAATAATGATACTATATTTAACGATTTTCATAACATTATTACTGTTTAGTCAATGCTTCTGCTTTTTTAGCAAACGCTTCAGATTTGGAAATATTATTGTTTTGTTTGAAAGCAATACTCAATTGACTATAAAAATCTGACAACATTTTGTCATCATCAACTACAAAATCGGTTCCCATTTCTAAGCTTTCAATGGCTTTTTTAGGTTGATTCAATTTGTTGTTCGCTATTCCATTTACTAAATATAAAATAGGCTGCGCAGGATAGATCTCTAATGCATCTGCACTTAATTTTGCTGCTTCAGCATCTTTATTTAAATCTAAACGTAATAAAAGCACATCCTTTATCGTATTAAAATCGTTTGGTTCTTCATCTAAAATGTCTTCCAAATAGCCTAATGCCTTTTCTTTATCATTTACTTTTAGATGATATTGAGCCAATTCTCTTAAGGTTTTTGGGTTTTTATCATCATCAATTAAAGTAGTAACTTCAACAAGTTGAGGTTCATATTCAGGATTATTAGAAACAAATTTTACAAAATCGTTTAAGACTTTTGCTTTTGCTTCAGGCTTTATATTTGGACTCGTTAACACGGTCTTCATAGATTTAATAGCGCTTTCGGTATTGTTATCATCTAAATAAAACTTATACAATGCTAAATGCACTAATCGAGATTCTGGATTGGATTCTAATAACTCTTTTGCTGTGTCAAATGCTTTTGCTGTGTCACCTGTTTCACTATATCTATAAATAAGTCTCAAATAACTCGCTTCATCTTCAGGATTACTCTTAACACGCGTTTCAAGATTTTCAATTCGGTCATCATCATTACCTGTCAGGTCATAAATTTGATTACGCAAAAAGTCTCGATCTTGATTGTATCCAAATTCATTATCAAGTTCATCAAGAATTTCTAGTGCATTTTTATATTTTTTTGCTTCTATATAAAGACTCGCTAAATCCTGTTTGTAATCTGGATGAAATTTCACCAGTTGTTTGACTGTTTTTAAGGCTTTGTCTAGATCATTTTGCAACATATAGACATCATAAAGCTCATCAAGAAACCATTCATTTTCTGGAGATTTAGAAATGGCTTGTTTTAATGCATCTTCAGCAGCACCAAAATTTTTAAGCGCTTTATAATTCTTTCCTAGTTCAAAAAACAACGTAGGATCGGTATCATCAATTTTAATACATTTGAGTAATTCATTAGCTGAACGTTGGTAGTTCTCAATTCCTTTTTGTTTTAAGGCTTCAAAAAAGTGTTCTTGATATGCATCTTCATAATTTCCTAAATCATCATCTGGTCGTTTATTAAAATCGACTTGTGCATAAGTATTCTGCGGAAGCATAAAGATTCCGAGAATAGCTATTAAGATTTGAAATTTAATTTTCATAAAAAGGACCTTTCGTTAAGCTGCGCTTGCTATCTTCATTCAAAATATATTTTGAATTCGATAATGCTCAAGGTGACATAGTTACTAAATATTTAGTCAATTATTATTCCAAAATTGAATAATCACCAATACTAATGCTAGTAAACTTTCCATCATAACTAACATGATTACCAATCATAGCATTGTCTAAATTAGCATTTTTAATGGTAGTATGCGTTTGTATTAAGCTATTTTTAACGGTTGAATTATCAATCGTACAATTATTCCCAATACTAACGTTAGGACCAACTGTTGCATTGTTCAAGACCACATTTTCGCCAATACAACAAGGTTCTATAATTGTAGAATTGTTGCTTTTCACTGAATTTGCTATTAATTGCTCTTCACCATCGGCTTTTAAAAACCCAAGCATTTTGGTATTGGTATCAAGAGTTACGCTTTTATTTCCACAATCCATCCATTCATCAACAGTTCCTGTTTTAAAAATTCTGCCTTCAGCCATCATGCGTTTGATGCCATCATTAATTTGGTATTCGCCACCATTCATGATGTTTTCATCAAGAATTTCTTGAAGTTTTCCTTTTAATACTGAAACATCTTTAAAGTAATAAATCCCAATTACGGCTTGATCGCTGACAAAGCTTTCTGGTTTTTCAACCAACTCAACAATCTCTTGATTATCATTAAGTTTCACCACACCATAAGCTTCAGGATTTG is part of the Psychroserpens ponticola genome and encodes:
- a CDS encoding acyl-CoA thioesterase: MEPKTAFQTKTIMTDLVLPSETNPINNLFGGELLARMDRAASIAARRHSRRIVVTASVNHVAFNRSIPLGSVVTVEAKVSRAFTSSMEVYLDVWIEDRESGESIKANEAIYTFVAVDETGRPVKVPQLIAETSLEKDRYDGALRRKQLSLVLAGKMKPGDATELKALFE
- a CDS encoding murein hydrolase activator EnvC family protein, which codes for MMRNKPTYIIVLLCFFLSITLANSQSNKQKELEAKRLKFKNELKQINALLFSDTKKEKSLVSLVEDLNYKVSVRRNLIKITNDQANLLTREINANQNEITSLRDQLKELKESYAAMVVKSYKSKSEQSRVMFLLSSDNFKQAYKRLQYIKQYANYQQEQGELIKGKTIKLQELNTNLLRQKKDKDKLVLENREVKKQLEIELKEQEELMVTIRKNMTTYASQAKKKQQEINKLDREIDRLIREAIAASNKKAGKNTSPTNKFILTPEDKVLAKGFENNKGKLPWPVEKGVVKLRYGKQPSPIDRTVTINSQGVKIATQKGTKVRAVFDGEVSQILVIPNANPVVMIRHGNYITVYKNMSKIYVKKGDKVTTKQEIGEVFTNKSNGETMLGFGVYKDSKTQNPAGWLFKM
- a CDS encoding DUF4292 domain-containing protein translates to MKIVKYSIIILLVSLATSCKSAKAIASDGKINNGLSAKQLIKENTRQDSKFKTLQARVKIDYTQDLQEHGYTVNLRMEKDKAIWISATLGLARAMITPDEVSFYDKINDQYFKGDYTLLSNLLGVELNFKKVQSLLLGESLFNLKGEKYIASTNDKSYILQPKEQTALLELFLLLNPSHFKMDSQQLLQPLKKRFLQVDYLAYQDVDKEILPKDIKIMAVENNDEVIIAMEYKSVSLNQDVRFPFKIPSGFKEIILD
- a CDS encoding tetratricopeptide repeat protein — encoded protein: MKIKFQILIAILGIFMLPQNTYAQVDFNKRPDDDLGNYEDAYQEHFFEALKQKGIENYQRSANELLKCIKIDDTDPTLFFELGKNYKALKNFGAAEDALKQAISKSPENEWFLDELYDVYMLQNDLDKALKTVKQLVKFHPDYKQDLASLYIEAKKYKNALEILDELDNEFGYNQDRDFLRNQIYDLTGNDDDRIENLETRVKSNPEDEASYLRLIYRYSETGDTAKAFDTAKELLESNPESRLVHLALYKFYLDDNNTESAIKSMKTVLTSPNIKPEAKAKVLNDFVKFVSNNPEYEPQLVEVTTLIDDDKNPKTLRELAQYHLKVNDKEKALGYLEDILDEEPNDFNTIKDVLLLRLDLNKDAEAAKLSADALEIYPAQPILYLVNGIANNKLNQPKKAIESLEMGTDFVVDDDKMLSDFYSQLSIAFKQNNNISKSEAFAKKAEALTKQ
- a CDS encoding sugar phosphate nucleotidyltransferase; translation: MKIIVPMAGRGSRLRPHSLTVPKPLIPVAGQPIVHRLVKDIVKVLKQPIEEIAFVLGDPAWFGDDVVESLKNLATSLGAKPSIYRQDQPLGTGHAIMCAEPSLSGPAVIAYADTLIRAKFDLDPEADSVIWTKRVANPEAYGVVKLNDNQEIVELVEKPESFVSDQAVIGIYYFKDVSVLKGKLQEILDENIMNGGEYQINDGIKRMMAEGRIFKTGTVDEWMDCGNKSVTLDTNTKMLGFLKADGEEQLIANSVKSNNSTIIEPCCIGENVVLNNATVGPNVSIGNNCTIDNSTVKNSLIQTHTTIKNANLDNAMIGNHVSYDGKFTSISIGDYSILE